A window of the Oscillospiraceae bacterium genome harbors these coding sequences:
- a CDS encoding stage III sporulation protein AE — protein sequence MKGRISQKLFRGVVALLAALLATACACIPSAAAESSSQSTAESYYAQQAQASGADQLPGKLPEETRKQIANFGVDDNHFQSIGNLDPKKFFSAVFGIAGTEGKGPLHAAGACLGIILLCALVNSMKLSFGDRPLGGVADVIAALSICVGIIEPVVEVLVRAASIIKTACGFTLAAVPVGAAVLAAAGRPASAASMQIMLTTAGNALQVLSACVFAPAMKICLAMAVVSAISPDISLLGIFRFFSKAVKWLLGLSMTLFTGILGMRQLVAGGTDTMTGRAVRFAVSSAVPVVGNSLSDALGAVTGCVQMLRSGVGAFVLLALFALFLPIILSSLLWMLMLQLCAAVSKVFDLREVETLLQACGNVLEILLAVLLCSMTVLIVSCTVMLTMGGAS from the coding sequence ATGAAAGGCAGAATTTCACAAAAGCTTTTCCGCGGCGTGGTGGCGCTGCTGGCTGCTTTACTGGCCACGGCCTGCGCCTGCATTCCGTCTGCTGCCGCAGAAAGTTCTAGTCAAAGCACAGCAGAGAGCTATTACGCGCAGCAGGCGCAGGCGAGCGGCGCCGACCAGCTGCCGGGAAAGCTGCCGGAAGAAACGAGAAAGCAAATTGCCAATTTTGGGGTGGACGACAATCACTTTCAGAGTATTGGAAACCTTGACCCCAAAAAATTCTTTTCAGCCGTGTTCGGTATTGCCGGTACAGAGGGAAAAGGACCACTTCATGCAGCCGGTGCCTGCCTAGGCATTATTTTGCTTTGTGCACTGGTTAATTCTATGAAGCTTTCTTTCGGGGATCGGCCGCTGGGCGGGGTTGCAGATGTAATTGCCGCTTTGAGCATCTGCGTCGGCATTATTGAGCCAGTTGTGGAGGTGTTGGTGCGGGCGGCCTCAATTATTAAGACCGCGTGTGGGTTTACGCTGGCAGCGGTGCCGGTGGGGGCAGCAGTACTGGCGGCGGCCGGCCGCCCGGCAAGTGCCGCCTCAATGCAGATTATGCTGACCACAGCGGGCAATGCGCTGCAGGTGCTGTCGGCCTGCGTGTTCGCTCCAGCTATGAAAATCTGCCTTGCCATGGCGGTAGTTTCGGCCATTTCGCCCGACATAAGCCTTTTGGGTATTTTTCGCTTTTTCAGCAAAGCGGTCAAGTGGCTTTTAGGCCTTTCTATGACGTTATTTACAGGTATTTTGGGAATGCGGCAGCTGGTGGCCGGCGGCACCGACACCATGACAGGGCGGGCTGTGCGCTTTGCAGTCAGCAGCGCGGTGCCGGTCGTGGGAAATTCTTTAAGCGATGCGCTGGGGGCTGTGACGGGCTGTGTGCAGATGCTCCGCTCCGGTGTTGGTGCTTTTGTACTGCTGGCATTGTTTGCACTGTTTCTGCCGATTATTCTCAGCAGCCTTTTGTGGATGCTGATGCTGCAGCTTTGTGCTGCAGTCAGCAAGGTCTTTGATTTGCGAGAAGTAGAAACTTTACTGCAGGCCTGCGGAAATGTACTGGAAATTCTGCTGGCAGTTTTGCTGTGCTCTATGACGGTGTTGATTGTTTCGTGCACTGTTATGCTGACCATGGGCGGTGCGTCGTGA
- a CDS encoding stage III sporulation protein AF, whose amino-acid sequence MIRAWAGGLCALAVAAAMIRFLAPDGSMRKMLRLIMGAVVLCAIINPLLQTIPKLSSAQQQRTSSTAVSDFTKLVQQQEESAVQKQTESIAAAALQHAGIPYSKIDTQLQCTSGNRTCTVSVLVTLPQGGNIQRAKALLKETLGVDVEVTSSG is encoded by the coding sequence GTGATTCGCGCGTGGGCGGGCGGGTTGTGTGCGTTGGCGGTTGCGGCAGCAATGATTCGCTTTTTGGCGCCGGACGGCTCCATGCGCAAAATGCTCCGGTTGATTATGGGGGCTGTAGTGTTGTGTGCCATCATTAACCCGTTGCTGCAGACAATCCCAAAACTTTCGTCAGCGCAGCAGCAGAGGACTTCCAGTACAGCTGTATCGGATTTTACCAAGCTGGTGCAGCAGCAGGAGGAAAGCGCTGTGCAAAAACAGACAGAGAGTATTGCCGCAGCCGCACTGCAGCATGCAGGCATTCCGTACAGCAAAATTGACACGCAGCTGCAGTGTACTTCCGGCAATAGGACCTGTACCGTCAGTGTGCTGGTTACTCTGCCGCAGGGTGGAAACATACAGCGGGCCAAGGCCCTACTGAAAGAAACACTGGGCGTGGATGTGGAGGTGACAAGCAGTGGATGA
- the spoIIIAC gene encoding stage III sporulation protein AC translates to MNVDLIFKIAAIGIIVAVLNQLLIRSGREEQAMMTTLAGLIVVLMMIIQQIDVLFRTIKSTFGL, encoded by the coding sequence ATGAATGTAGACCTGATTTTTAAAATTGCCGCAATCGGCATCATTGTGGCCGTCTTAAATCAACTGCTGATTCGTTCCGGTCGGGAAGAGCAGGCAATGATGACAACGCTGGCAGGGCTGATCGTGGTGCTGATGATGATCATTCAGCAGATCGATGTCCTGTTTCGCACCATCAAGTCTACATTTGGGCTGTGA
- a CDS encoding stage III sporulation protein AG: MDETDKKIGFLQKLSHSDTGRRAVLILGVVGIGLIFLSSILSSGSKGTSSTAQAASSTVSAAAADDTYAKKLEQELTSIIGHIQGAGTPHVLVTLEEGSAEIYAQEEKRATQQQGSSGQNTDSQETGYIIVKDADGSEHALTVTRRQPKVQGVVVACPGAAQPAVQQAVLEAVSAAAGVSSARVCIVPSA; this comes from the coding sequence GTGGATGAAACAGATAAAAAAATAGGATTTCTGCAAAAACTTTCGCACAGTGATACCGGCCGTCGGGCGGTCCTGATTCTCGGCGTCGTGGGTATCGGGCTTATTTTCCTGTCCAGTATTCTTTCCAGCGGCAGCAAAGGCACGTCTTCCACAGCGCAGGCAGCCAGCAGTACCGTCAGCGCTGCCGCAGCCGATGACACCTATGCTAAAAAGCTTGAGCAGGAACTGACCTCGATAATTGGACATATCCAGGGCGCCGGTACCCCGCATGTGCTGGTGACTCTGGAAGAGGGCAGTGCCGAAATCTATGCGCAGGAAGAAAAGCGCGCGACCCAGCAACAGGGCAGTTCCGGTCAAAATACCGACAGCCAGGAAACTGGATACATCATTGTAAAAGACGCAGACGGCAGTGAACACGCCCTGACAGTCACCCGCCGGCAGCCTAAAGTGCAGGGAGTAGTGGTTGCCTGCCCTGGTGCCGCACAGCCTGCCGTACAGCAGGCCGTACTTGAGGCGGTTTCCGCTGCGGCAGGGGTCAGCAGTGCCCGGGTCTGCATTGTGCCGTCGGCGTAG
- a CDS encoding stage III sporulation AC/AD family protein yields the protein MNLTGVIGAALIAAVFTALLRRESSEYAMVLRIAAGILIALEILQAVLPALRQISSLLSAAGVGGEYSGILLRTLGVVFLTQFAADACRDAEERALANKVELAGRVSILVLALPLFARVASIAAALVKK from the coding sequence ATGAATCTGACAGGGGTGATCGGCGCGGCGCTTATTGCGGCGGTGTTTACTGCTTTGCTGCGCCGAGAAAGCAGCGAGTACGCCATGGTGCTGCGCATTGCCGCCGGTATTTTAATTGCACTGGAGATCTTGCAGGCAGTACTGCCTGCGCTTCGGCAGATTTCCAGTCTGTTGTCTGCGGCGGGGGTCGGCGGGGAGTACAGCGGCATTCTGCTGCGCACGCTGGGGGTCGTGTTTCTTACACAGTTTGCGGCAGATGCTTGCCGCGATGCAGAGGAGCGTGCACTTGCCAATAAAGTGGAGCTCGCCGGCCGGGTAAGTATTCTTGTACTGGCGCTGCCACTTTTTGCGCGGGTGGCTTCTATTGCGGCAGCTTTGGTGAAAAAGTAG